GTGCCGTAGTCTTAGAGGGACCCCCCCGGGTCTGGGGCTGCAGGGGACCTGCCTGGAGGTCTTTACATCAGGGCGAAGCCGGGCAGGGGCCGCCTCTGGGTCTGGTGATTCACCACTGCCCCGCTCAGAATGTGGGTGCAGGAGGTGGTGGGTGACCCCGTGTGTGGGCACAGTGGGCACCAGGAGCCCTGACCTTCTCTGTCGTGTTTCTCACCAGAGCCTGGAAACCTGGCCGGCATCAGGCACATCATCCTGGTCCTCTCAGGAAAGGGGGGCGTTGGGAAAAGCACCATCTCCACGGAGCTGGCCCTGGCCCTGCGCCATGCGGGCAAGAAGGTGAGCGCCCTGCCCCTCACTGGGCGGAGCCCCAGGCAGCCACCTGCATCCCGGCAGAGGCCTGGCAGTGCCCCCGGCCTAGGCTATGCCCCTCCTTGCAGGTGGGGATCCTGGACGTGGACCTGTGTGGCCCCAGCATCCCCCGCATGTTTGGGGCACAGGGCAGGGCCGTGCACCAGTGTGACCGCGGCTGGGCACCCGTCTTCCTGGACCGGGAGCAGAGCATCTCGCTCATGTCCGTGGGCTTCCTGCTGGAGAAGCCGGACGAGGCCGTGGTGTGGAGAGGCCCCAAGAAGAATGGTAATGGCCCGGCGGCCTGTCCACTGTCCTGATCGAAGGTGTTAGCGTCGGCACCGGCCTCTCCTGTGGAAATGCCCCCCTCCAGCAGCCAGGCCTGTGCCTGGGACCTGCACAGGACACCCGCGACCAGACCCAGGGCTCTGGCTGGGGGTGTCTCGAGTTGGGTCTGTGCTGCCACACAGCCGACCCCCATTCCCGGTCAGAGGGAGCGGGGTCTTCTGAGACCCTGGCCACGGCATGCAGGGACCTGGGGCCCCCGTGGGGCAGGTCATCGGGCAGAGCTGAGGGGGTTCTGGTGCCTCTGGAGCAGGTGGCATTAGACGCCCCCAAAGGCAGGGAGAGGCTGGTGGGAGTGAGGCATAGAATCTGGGTGCACCGGGGGGCGTCCGCCGCGGAGAATCTGGGTGCACCGGGGGGCGTCCGCCGCGGAGAATCTGGGTGCACCGGGGGGCGTCCGCCGCGGAGAATCTGGGTGCACCGGGGGGCGTCCGCCGCGGAGAATCTGGGTGCACCGGGGGGCGTCCGCCGCGGAGAATCTGGGTGCACCGGGGGGCGTCCGCCGCGGAGAATCTGGGTGCTGCCATGTGTGGCGACAGACCCCTGGAGGGTCCCGGCTCCGTGTTCTCATTTGCGGCCTTGGGGAGTCGGTTGGGGGGGCTCTGTGGGCAGGGGCTGGATGCTGGAGAAAGGGACGCTGTAGACGGCCCTGGCCCCATCTTTGCACTCCTGGTCAGGGCCTGGCCGGCTCCTGCGTTGCTCCAGGGCCTCCCGAGAGCCTGTGATGGAGGCTGGTGGCAAGTGACATGTGATGGACTGCAGCTCCTCGGCCTGACCTGGCTGGTTCTTAGTGGCACAGGGCCACGTGTGCAGACCTGCCCTGCCCTGACCGCCCCGTCTGTCCCATCTTTGCAGCGCTGATAAAGCAGTTTGTGTCCGACGTGGCCTGGGGGGAGCTGGACTACCTGGTGGTGGACACGCCCCCGGGGACCTCCGATGAGCACATGGCTACCATAGAAGCCCTGCGCCCCCACCAACCCCTGGGGGCC
The genomic region above belongs to Chlorocebus sabaeus isolate Y175 chromosome 5, mChlSab1.0.hap1, whole genome shotgun sequence and contains:
- the NUBP2 gene encoding cytosolic Fe-S cluster assembly factor NUBP2 isoform X1 — protein: MEAAAEPGNLAGIRHIILVLSGKGGVGKSTISTELALALRHAGKKVGILDVDLCGPSIPRMFGAQGRAVHQCDRGWAPVFLDREQSISLMSVGFLLEKPDEAVVWRGPKKNALIKQFVSDVAWGELDYLVVDTPPGTSDEHMATIEALRPHQPLGALVVTTPQAVSVGDVRRELTFCRKTGLRVMGVVENMSGFTCPHCTECTSVFSRGGGEELARLAGVPFLGSVPLDPELMRSLEEGHDFIREFPGSPTFAALTSIARKILDATPTCLP